The following DNA comes from Brassica oleracea var. oleracea cultivar TO1000 chromosome C5, BOL, whole genome shotgun sequence.
AACTATTTTAAACAGAGCCGAGTTATACTCGTCCACGGACTTGAAGTCCTGGATTATGAGATTCCTCCAATCATACATAGCCTTTGGTAATAACACCGTTCTATGGTGATCATATCTCGTTTTCAACTCTGTCCAAAGGTCTAGAGGATTCTCAATAGTCAAATACTGATCTTTGAGACTCTCAATAAGATGATGGCGTATAATTAATATCGCATTGTATCTATCTTTCTCACTTGCATTATTTCCCTCGGTGATACATTCACCGAGTCCCTTGGATTTTAAGATGATCTTAGCATCAAGTGCCCGTTGCAGGTAATTATCTCCAAAGAGACTTAAGGCAGTAAAATCCAAGTTGTTGATTTTCGACATCTGAAATCATATGTTTCATAATTTAGATTTAAAAGTGTTCAAGCAAATGCAATCAATATGCTCAAGCAATCTGGATTCTAGGTATGATGGAAATAGGTCATTTGTATATGATGCATGCATGTTCAATCTTAGCATTCAGATTTTATATGCAATCAGTTCATACTATTATGCATGCATGATGCAAACGAGCCGCACGGCTACAATCTTAGCAAACGGTTTCAATGCAATCAATACAATGGTCATTCGTTTTCAATCTTAGCAAACGGTTTTCTAAGAGTTCAATGTGTAATTGCAATTAAATAGTCGAGCAATGCAACAATTAGGGTTCATTCGAGAATGTATGAAAACTATCAATACTAGCCGGATCATTATCAAGATGAGAATGCATAAATCATTTAACCTAGCAAGCGATTTTTATTTAAATTCAAGCATTCAGCTTTAATCAATCAAACAAAATAGTATTTGATTTTAATTTCAAGACATTAGGGTTTCGATCAAACAATCAATACGACTTCAATTTGAAAATCATTCAATCGGTTTTATAAATTCAAACAACCAAATTCAAGAATGAGATTATCAATCCTAGCAATCGATTACTATGTGATCAAATTCAATACGGTTTTAATTAATCAATGCTATCATACTATATCCAAACATACAATCATTTAAACAATCAATTTCGATTCAAAGCATTAGATTGGAGTTTCGATTTTAATTCATTCAATCAATCAATTTGATTTCGAATTAGGGTTTATAAAATCGAATGTGTTAATATTAGGGTTTTAAATAAAATCGATTTCATGCATTCATGCAATAAGCATGTATGCGGCTAGGATCATGGATATTAGGGTTTCGATTTTGATCTTAGATCATTGGGGTTTTGAGATTCAAAACCATTAAGGTTTCGATTTTAATTGATCAAACAATCAATCTCGATTAGGCTTTGGGGTAACAAACTTATGATTATGAGCTTCGATTTACTCATTGGGGTTTTGATCTATTACCCTATGGTTTTGATTTCAACATTAGATCATACTATTAGGGTTTGTAGTTTTTATGGTTTCGATTCTTATCAAACAATCAAATTCGATTATGGGTTCTCTTTAAGGTTTCGAATTACCTTAACCTCAAGTAGGGTTGAATGGACCACCAAAGAGATGACCCGCAAGCTAGAACTGATCGGAACGCGAGCTGATGTTGTCGCGAGCTGTCTGATTGCTGAGATCGGGAACGCGAGCTGTCCAACGTGCTGATCGGGTCGCGATAACGTGTTGTGAGCTGTCCGCGAGCTGTCTGAGATCGTCTTGTTTGCGAGCTGAGGTTGAACAAGCCGAGATCGTCCGAGCTAGGGTCAGGAACGCCTTGAGCTGAAGCTGATCGGGAACAGATTGCAAACAAGGATCGGGATGTAAGGTTTCGCGATCGGGATTAGGATGGTTGCCGGTAAGGATGTTCGCCGATTAGAATTAGGGTTTTAGGCGGTTTGTTTTAGCTTAGGGATTTATATTCTATGGTGTTGTAAAACTAGAGAATATAATCTATGTTTTTGTATTATTCATAAACATAAGAAGCCCTTTATATATAGGGAATTACACGGTCATAGAATAATGGAAAGACTGAAGAAATAAAATACAAATATGGAAAGAGTACAAATCATAATCTAATAAAAAAGGCAAGATGCCGATTTTTTCTCTCTCTCTCCTCACGGTCGACTCTTTCTCTCTCTCCTTACGGTCGACTTTTTCTCTCTCTAACACTGGACCAGTTATGAGCTGAACCGGTTATGGACATCCACGATATGATTTATAACACAACCGGAGCCCTCGTGACTTTTTAGCACCGTTTACTTACTCTTGAAAAGCGTGACACGAACGCGCTCATGCGACGCGCGTAAGCACCATCTTCCCGCGTTGAGCTGTCACTCTCTTTGTCGGTCTCCGTCTCTTTTTCCATCGCTTACTCTCTCATTCTCCACCACTTTCATTATTAAACTAATCAGCCATTAGAAGAAAAAGCTTCAAAAGCTTCACTGTAACTCTCCCACAACCATTTAAAACGCCATTACATTTCAACCACTCTTTTCATCTCTCTCTCTCTTCTCTTTGAATCTCCGACATGACAGACGACAGAGTTTACCCGGCGTCGAAACCTCCCGGCGCAGCAGCCACCGCCAACCCAACTTTCCCGGCGAATAAAGCTCAGCTCTACAACGCAAACCGCCCCGCTTACCGTCAACCAGCCTCCCGCCGCCGCACGCATAGCCGCGGATGCTGCTGCCGCTGCTGCTGCTGGACGACTTTCGTGATCATCCTCCTGATCCTCCTCGCCGCCGCCGCGTCCGCCGTCGTGTACCTAATCTACCGTCCTCGACAACCGAGCTTCACCGTCTCTTCCCTCAAAGTCTCCTCTCTCAACTTCACCTCCGCCAACCACCTCACCACCGCCATATCCCTCTCCGTCATCGCCAAGAACCCGAACAAAAACGTCGGGTTCAACTACGACGTCACCGACATCACGGTCTACAAAACCTCTCCAGGAGACGATGACGTCGTCATCGGCAAAGGCTCGATCCCGTCGTTTGTCCACGGGAAGAAGAACACGACTCTGCTGAAATCGACGATCGGGAGTCCCCCGGGAGATCTTGATGAGCTGTCGGCGGGGAAGCTTAAGGGAGAGCTGAAGGCGAAGAAAGCGGTGGCGATTAAGATTGTGCTTGATACGAAGGTGAAGGTGAAGATGGGGTCTGTGAAAAGTCCTAAGTCGGGGATTAGGGTTACTTGCGAAGGGATTAAAGCGGCGGCTCCGTCCGGGAAGAAGGCGACGACGGCTGCTACCTCCGCCGCTAAGTGTAAGGTTGATCTTAGGATCAAGATCTGGAAATTCACTTTTTAACCGCTGGGTAAAAAAGGAAATGTAATTCACGTTCGTAGTTTTTTTTTCATCTTTCCATTGTTTCAATTTTCGTTTCTTCTTAATTTGATTTCATATACAGCTCTTCGATTCCCGTAAGACTTTTTTTTTTTGGTTTATGTAAATGAGGTATAATATATTTGTTGTGTTCAGTCTGAGCTTCACTGTTCTCTATTGTTTTGTGAAAATTGTTTGATTTGTTATACAAAACAAGTTTAATCAGTTGAATATAGCTATCGTTACTGTTCGAATTTGATTAAGAGAGGTGATCATGAACAAGAGAAATGCGAGAAGAAAACGCCATCCTTAATTAATGTGGTAATAATGCAAGTGAGGTGACCACTACTATAAGTCTATAACTTTGGACAATTAATCTCTGAGAAAATTACAACCAAAGACACATTTAACCATATCATTTACACTCAAAGACACATTGAATACTCGACACACTTTTCAGCTGCGAAAAAGTTTTACTATCCTTGTATTAGACCATCTCTAGTTTCTTCTAAACCAAATTAAAAAAAAAAAAATAATGAAAAAGTTAAGAGAAAAACATAACAATTTATCTTCTTATTCGTTTCTCGATTTCAGATTCCAAAAATCCACCGGTTTTTTGTCTTTCACCAAGATTCAGGCTCCTCCTCCATCACATGACATGTCTCTCACCGAAACTAATTGTCGTGGTTTCATGTCTGTAGAATTACGCAGCGTACACGAGAAGCAACGATAGCGTGTGTGGCAGCCACGGAGGATGAGCTTAACCAAATCAGAAGGGCAAAGAGATAAAGGAGTGTAGTCCATGTACTTGTAGAGGTCAGGGTCGTTATGTCAAGCATAAGCTATGAAGATAACTTAGAGTAGATGAAGAGATCTTACGACGCGGAGGAGGAGACGATGGAAGGCTGGAAGCAGTTGAAATGGACTTTTCTTGCTGGTGGTTTGTGAGGTGGTTGATGGTGGTGTGGATTGTGTGGAGCTGACAGAGGAGGTGGTCAGGGACAGAAGGGACAAAGGCCAGTGAGGATTTAGATAGGAAGAAATTGGTGGTGGAGGAGAAGATGGTTGTAGCTACCATGGCTATTACTAGAACCAGATTCAAGCTTTATGGACTTGAACGGAGGAGATTTGGAGAGTTTAGTGAAGTCACAGAGGAGAGCGAATTCCAAAATCCAGCTCCGGTGACTAAGGCAATTAATCCATCAAGAAGGTTCGAAATGAGACTGAAGTTGAAAGCAGTGAGCTTTTGAAGCTTGAGCGGAGATCTGGGATTGTGGTGGAGTCACTGAGGAGATCTGAGTTCCGACGAGACTAATTATGGTGACTTAGGAAGGTGGTTATGGATATGAAGATGGTGGATACTAAGGTGGTTGCTCGAGATGAAGAGATGGTGGTGGATACGGTGGAGGTGGAAGACGGAAGAGTAGGGGGGATACGGAGGTGGAGATGGTGGTTGACACCGGAGTGGAGGCCATGGTGGTTATGGATACAGAGGCGATGGATACGAAAGTGGATACGGAGGTGGAGACTGTGGTGACGATAGATACTGTAAATGAGGTTGTGTGGTTATGGATGTGAAGTTCGTGGTTACTGACTTGGAAACATCACGCCTGTCCATACATCACCTTCCCAAACATTATGTATGCTTTTGTAATATATGCGGTTTCTATGTCTTTTATATTATCAAACATTATGTATGCTTACCAAATTAAGTTATTTGACATATTCACTATATCACATTCATACTATATGTGCTAGAAACTTTGTATCTTTTGTACCCTAACCACAACAATCACGTCCACAACAATAAAAATGCGTCCTAAGCCTAACCATTATTTCCTATCCACGACTTTGTAACCACCATATCCTAACAAAACGCACCGTTTAATTTATTAACATAAAAGGAAATAACTAGTTTAATCATTGCTTCTTTCTAAAAATAAGACATAGGTATTTTGATCTCGAATCTACGAAACCTTACAAGTAAAGTGTGTTAAAACCATAATGTATCTTTTTACTGTAAAAAAAAAACGAAATGTGTCTTTTTCATGTAACCTCCTCATAATCTCTTAAGTAGACCTTTAATCTGGCTACTCTCAGTTGTTGTCAATTAATTGAGCCAGCCATGTGGTCCATGTGTGTATGAGAGAATATACTCATAACATACCCTTATTAAGAACCTATCAACTATTGCTTCACTATGAATTTACATTCATATAATTGGTTTCTATTATTAATCTCAAGGTCTGTTGGGTGGTGTATTTTTATTAATAAAATGTGGGCACGAAGTAACTGATAAGGTCTAGAAGGTGTCGGTGAATATGTTCGATTCAACTTT
Coding sequences within:
- the LOC106343694 gene encoding protein YLS9 translates to MTDDRVYPASKPPGAAATANPTFPANKAQLYNANRPAYRQPASRRRTHSRGCCCRCCCWTTFVIILLILLAAAASAVVYLIYRPRQPSFTVSSLKVSSLNFTSANHLTTAISLSVIAKNPNKNVGFNYDVTDITVYKTSPGDDDVVIGKGSIPSFVHGKKNTTLLKSTIGSPPGDLDELSAGKLKGELKAKKAVAIKIVLDTKVKVKMGSVKSPKSGIRVTCEGIKAAAPSGKKATTAATSAAKCKVDLRIKIWKFTF